A window from Opitutia bacterium ISCC 52 encodes these proteins:
- a CDS encoding cytochrome c biogenesis protein gives MGSSADILWIGLGNLLYTLGFVTAIFYLIRAKHHPRWLLYMIIAGGYAIHSYGLYLRGMEVRGCPIGNTFEIVQFVIWSLTFCFLVLGPAFRLSLFGFFTAGIAVMLSILSFIFKNWDTSYPLNIDKISPAIEFHASLAVFSYGIFGLLAVSSILYILQNFSLKHHRWKGMYEFLPSLVDSETMTLRMLAAGSGVLTVSLLVGYSYFIQNTAEIDTAKLAATVAVWLAYLVVLFLRLTNRLYGKKLAWTSIVLFLFALLSIWPVDASRQTKTVSNASIELPTE, from the coding sequence ATGGGCTCGAGTGCTGACATACTTTGGATCGGCCTTGGCAATCTGCTCTACACACTGGGCTTTGTCACCGCGATCTTCTACCTGATACGGGCTAAACATCATCCGCGATGGCTGCTCTATATGATCATTGCCGGTGGTTATGCCATTCACAGCTATGGTCTATATCTGCGAGGAATGGAAGTCCGCGGGTGCCCGATTGGGAATACCTTTGAGATCGTTCAGTTTGTCATCTGGTCGCTCACCTTTTGCTTTCTGGTTCTTGGACCCGCGTTTCGCCTCAGCCTGTTTGGATTCTTCACTGCAGGCATAGCAGTAATGCTATCCATCCTTAGCTTCATTTTCAAAAACTGGGACACAAGCTACCCACTGAACATCGATAAAATAAGTCCGGCCATCGAGTTCCATGCTTCGCTTGCGGTATTCTCCTATGGCATTTTCGGCCTACTGGCCGTTAGTTCTATTCTATATATTCTTCAGAACTTCTCACTGAAGCATCATCGCTGGAAAGGCATGTATGAGTTCCTTCCATCCCTGGTAGATTCAGAAACTATGACCCTTCGCATGCTGGCCGCAGGATCCGGAGTACTCACCGTTTCCCTGCTCGTTGGCTATTCCTACTTTATTCAAAACACAGCCGAGATAGATACCGCAAAATTAGCTGCGACCGTTGCCGTATGGCTTGCCTATCTGGTGGTCCTCTTCCTCCGCCTGACCAATCGGCTCTATGGCAAGAAGCTAGCCTGGACCAGCATCGTTCTTTTTCTATTCGCGCTCCTCTCCATCTGGCCGGTCGATGCGAGTCGCCAGACTAAGACCGTCTCCAACGCCTCCATAGAATTACCGACTGAATGA
- a CDS encoding Gfo/Idh/MocA family oxidoreductase: MNPEKPIRCGVVGVGYLGQHHARIYSELEQCELVGIFEVDPERGKEIGDKFNCPVFTDLDALAEACDAISVVVPTDKHCQVAVPLLDKGCHLLIEKPLCVSSAEAEIILEAAKRKNCLIQVGHIEQYNPVTSYLEQVVDQPLFITADRLAPFTPRGTEVGVVLDLMIHDLGVILQLVGAPVEKVESVGVNVLSPTEDIANCRITFANGAVANVNTSRVSEKKVREIRVFQNNAYLSLDFMKQEGHFVKREGFELQKEEIPIEKGEPLKIELASFLDCVTNMSNPKVDATLGKQALELALRITEQIHQKTAQ, translated from the coding sequence ATGAATCCTGAGAAGCCCATTCGATGTGGTGTGGTAGGTGTTGGATATTTAGGTCAGCACCACGCGCGAATCTATTCTGAACTCGAACAGTGTGAGCTAGTAGGCATTTTTGAAGTCGATCCTGAGCGTGGTAAGGAGATCGGTGATAAATTTAACTGTCCTGTATTTACTGATCTGGATGCTTTGGCCGAAGCCTGCGATGCGATCAGTGTGGTGGTTCCTACAGACAAGCATTGTCAGGTTGCAGTGCCGTTGCTCGATAAGGGCTGCCACTTGCTCATTGAGAAGCCTCTCTGTGTAAGCAGTGCGGAGGCAGAAATAATATTGGAAGCCGCTAAACGAAAAAACTGCTTGATTCAGGTGGGGCACATTGAGCAATACAATCCCGTAACCAGTTACTTGGAGCAGGTAGTGGATCAGCCTTTATTTATCACTGCAGATCGTCTGGCTCCATTTACACCTAGAGGAACTGAGGTGGGAGTCGTATTGGACCTGATGATTCATGATTTGGGTGTGATCTTGCAACTCGTTGGAGCGCCGGTTGAGAAAGTTGAATCGGTGGGTGTAAACGTCCTTTCACCGACAGAAGACATTGCCAATTGCCGGATCACCTTTGCGAATGGTGCCGTAGCGAATGTGAACACCAGTCGCGTGAGTGAGAAAAAGGTGCGTGAGATTCGGGTTTTTCAAAATAACGCCTACCTGTCTTTAGACTTCATGAAGCAGGAGGGGCATTTCGTGAAACGGGAGGGCTTCGAACTTCAGAAAGAGGAAATCCCGATTGAAAAGGGTGAGCCTTTGAAAATCGAGTTAGCTTCCTTTCTCGATTGTGTTACTAATATGTCGAACCCGAAAGTGGATGCGACCTTAGGTAAACAGGCTTTGGAATTGGCGCTTAGGATTACAGAGCAGATCCACCAAAAAACGGCTCAATGA
- the hemA gene encoding glutamyl-tRNA reductase produces MSQDSRTFFCWGVSHHTAPIEYREQISPDPSQLDSIYELLNAEEWISELTVLSTCNRLEIYGAGYEAHSQKIASVVSKVIEVDQGELNEKSGLWKDKEAMMHLFSVTASLDSQIVGEVEITGQVKQAFLAAGNQRTVGKILNKAFQKSFQTTKWIRSNTNIGKGQINVATVAVDLAQKVFGNLRNCKTLIIGAGDIAEKTIAALKSRGANNFAISNRTFEKAKDLAESTGGLALPFESLDSFLAKADVVICSTSSKDFILTEPRMNHFLKKRAIRPLCLLDLALPRDIDPGIDRSQNVFLYNLDDLAEIAETNLQARKEELGKCHAYIEKKIQHILHGNTSSHSQERESRGIQPT; encoded by the coding sequence ATGAGCCAAGATTCGCGTACATTCTTTTGCTGGGGTGTCAGCCATCACACGGCCCCCATTGAGTATCGGGAACAAATAAGTCCTGATCCGTCGCAATTAGATTCAATTTACGAACTGTTGAACGCCGAAGAGTGGATCAGCGAGCTCACGGTACTAAGCACCTGTAATCGACTCGAAATCTATGGAGCCGGGTATGAGGCCCATTCCCAGAAAATTGCTTCCGTGGTCTCCAAAGTCATCGAGGTAGACCAAGGTGAGCTGAACGAGAAATCCGGGTTATGGAAAGACAAGGAGGCCATGATGCATCTTTTCTCCGTAACAGCCAGTTTGGATTCTCAAATAGTGGGAGAAGTTGAAATCACAGGCCAGGTAAAGCAGGCATTCCTCGCTGCAGGGAACCAACGCACGGTAGGCAAAATATTGAATAAAGCCTTTCAGAAGAGCTTTCAGACCACCAAGTGGATTCGCTCCAATACAAACATTGGAAAAGGACAAATTAACGTCGCCACCGTTGCCGTAGACTTGGCTCAAAAAGTATTTGGAAATCTACGAAACTGCAAAACGCTGATTATAGGCGCAGGCGATATTGCCGAGAAAACCATAGCCGCTTTGAAAAGTAGAGGAGCTAACAATTTTGCTATTTCCAACCGTACGTTTGAGAAAGCGAAGGATCTCGCAGAATCTACGGGCGGCCTCGCCCTACCCTTCGAAAGTTTAGATAGTTTTCTAGCCAAAGCGGACGTAGTCATTTGCTCCACCTCTTCAAAAGATTTCATACTGACCGAACCTCGCATGAATCACTTTCTGAAGAAGCGGGCTATTCGCCCTCTGTGCTTGCTTGATCTGGCTCTACCCCGAGACATCGACCCTGGCATCGACCGATCTCAGAATGTCTTCTTGTATAACTTGGATGATTTAGCGGAAATCGCCGAAACGAATCTTCAGGCACGAAAAGAAGAGTTAGGAAAGTGTCACGCTTACATCGAAAAGAAGATCCAACACATTCTTCACGGGAATACCTCAAGTCACTCACAAGAAAGAGAGTCGCGAGGCATTCAACCTACCTAA
- the hemH gene encoding ferrochelatase codes for MARKAVLILNLGSPDSTSTADVRKYLKEFLLDERVIDANPVARNLLVRGIILPTRPKKTAAAYKKVWTEDGSPLVLTSKNVQEKVQEQVDMPVELAMRYGSPSIPEAIARLKAQNIEKLFIMPMYPHYAMSSYETVLVRVQEELKIQAPEVTWTVLQPFYKDKDYINALVESARPYITDDLDKILFSYHGVPERHMRKADTSNAHCMITPDCCSVCHPAQSTCYRHQCFETTKAMIHKLGLPLGKHAVSFQSRLTKEPWLRPFTDHVLEAFPEQGVKRIAVICPSFVTDCLETLEEIEMEGREEFLAAGGESFKMIPCLNEHPAWITMLSNRIRDWDTSED; via the coding sequence ATGGCTCGTAAAGCTGTTCTAATCTTAAATCTGGGTTCTCCCGACTCCACTTCCACTGCTGACGTACGCAAGTATCTGAAGGAATTCCTCCTGGATGAGCGGGTGATTGACGCAAACCCCGTAGCAAGGAATCTGCTCGTCCGTGGCATTATCCTCCCTACTCGCCCGAAAAAAACTGCGGCGGCCTATAAGAAAGTTTGGACTGAAGACGGAAGTCCCTTGGTTCTCACTAGCAAGAATGTCCAAGAAAAGGTTCAAGAGCAGGTCGATATGCCCGTAGAACTGGCCATGCGCTATGGCTCCCCTTCCATACCCGAGGCTATTGCCAGGTTGAAGGCCCAGAATATTGAAAAGCTTTTCATTATGCCCATGTATCCGCACTACGCCATGTCGAGTTATGAGACGGTACTCGTGCGTGTGCAGGAAGAGCTTAAGATACAAGCACCTGAGGTGACTTGGACCGTGCTTCAACCTTTCTATAAAGATAAGGATTATATCAATGCTCTGGTCGAAAGCGCCCGACCTTACATCACAGACGACCTGGATAAGATTCTTTTCAGCTACCACGGAGTGCCTGAGCGCCACATGCGCAAGGCAGACACATCCAACGCCCACTGCATGATCACCCCAGATTGTTGCAGTGTTTGCCATCCGGCTCAAAGCACGTGCTATCGGCACCAATGTTTTGAAACCACGAAGGCTATGATCCATAAACTCGGCCTGCCTCTGGGCAAACATGCTGTTTCCTTTCAATCACGGCTCACCAAAGAGCCATGGCTAAGGCCTTTTACCGATCACGTCTTGGAAGCATTCCCAGAACAAGGCGTCAAACGCATTGCTGTTATCTGCCCCTCTTTTGTGACCGATTGCCTGGAAACACTCGAAGAGATCGAGATGGAAGGTCGTGAAGAGTTTCTTGCAGCAGGAGGAGAGTCCTTCAAAATGATCCCTTGCTTAAACGAACATCCAGCCTGGATAACGATGCTAAGCAATCGCATTCGGGACTGGGACACATCCGAAGATTAA
- the lpxB gene encoding lipid-A-disaccharide synthase, giving the protein MSYVPVLPDELASPAQGTVDILVIAGEHSGDEHAAVVIHKLLQEQPDLKIAAVGGELMKDAGAQLLFDLTHLSVVGFFEVLKHYKYFKQLFGKVIDWVDQNRPRAVLFVDYPGFNLRLAKALFEKGIAAKAGGDTKLLYYIGPQIWAWKAKRRFEMDRLLDGLSVIFPFEVECYADTQLETTFVGHPFLQSKQDCDLVYNAEGNLLLLAGSRVSNVRRVLPVLLEAYERFLANYEGRDATLVYPSETILSEIEQVLESFPKAKERISLVRNEGRIEAGAVLTTSGTMSLRCGLAGIPGRIVHRIQGLSYVLGRMLVSIPYIGIANLLLEKPYYPEYIQGDAKPSVLAKEIDRCLTDQEVIQQTQDDCKELHQRLKQENDETPWNWLIRYL; this is encoded by the coding sequence ATGAGTTATGTCCCTGTATTGCCCGATGAGCTGGCCTCACCGGCTCAAGGGACGGTTGATATTCTGGTCATAGCAGGGGAACACTCTGGGGATGAGCATGCAGCGGTAGTCATCCATAAGCTTTTGCAGGAACAGCCTGACTTAAAAATTGCGGCTGTAGGCGGTGAGCTCATGAAGGATGCCGGGGCGCAACTGCTATTTGACCTGACCCATCTTTCGGTCGTAGGATTTTTTGAAGTCCTCAAGCATTACAAGTATTTCAAACAGCTATTTGGCAAAGTGATTGATTGGGTGGATCAAAACCGGCCACGTGCCGTTCTTTTTGTCGACTATCCTGGATTCAATTTGCGTCTGGCAAAGGCGCTTTTTGAGAAGGGTATTGCTGCCAAGGCGGGTGGAGACACCAAGCTATTATATTACATCGGTCCCCAGATTTGGGCTTGGAAGGCCAAGCGTCGTTTTGAGATGGACCGGCTCTTGGATGGATTGTCCGTGATCTTTCCTTTTGAGGTCGAGTGTTATGCCGACACCCAGTTGGAAACGACCTTTGTGGGACATCCGTTTCTCCAGAGTAAGCAGGACTGTGATTTGGTTTATAATGCGGAGGGTAATTTACTGCTGCTGGCTGGTAGCCGAGTCAGTAATGTGAGGCGCGTGCTTCCAGTGCTACTGGAGGCTTATGAGCGGTTTCTTGCAAACTACGAAGGAAGGGATGCGACTCTCGTTTACCCCAGTGAAACTATCCTGAGTGAGATTGAGCAAGTGCTTGAGTCGTTTCCAAAAGCGAAGGAGCGAATCAGCCTGGTTAGAAATGAAGGGCGAATCGAAGCAGGTGCTGTCCTAACGACTTCCGGGACGATGTCCCTACGCTGTGGGTTGGCTGGTATCCCGGGACGTATTGTTCACCGCATTCAGGGATTATCCTACGTCCTGGGGCGGATGCTTGTGAGTATTCCCTATATTGGCATTGCGAACCTGCTTTTGGAAAAACCTTACTATCCGGAATATATTCAAGGGGATGCTAAGCCGTCTGTCTTGGCCAAAGAGATAGATCGATGCCTTACTGATCAGGAAGTCATTCAGCAGACCCAAGACGATTGCAAAGAATTACACCAGCGCTTGAAGCAAGAGAACGATGAGACGCCTTGGAACTGGCTGATTCGCTATCTCTAA
- a CDS encoding ABC transporter ATP-binding protein codes for MQFALEASEIQKSFPNGTEKVEVLKGVNLQLRRGETVAIQGASGSGKTTLLNIISGLEALDTGELYWNGIRIHGQSGATLAALRAEQVGMVFQAYYLLPELNVLDNVILAARLMGKATQDDQDRAHDLLVRVGLEDRLHYSVEKLSGGERQRVAIARALLNRPKLILADEPTGNLDEETGDSVIELLLEVAREAGTSLILVTHNSAHAKKTDVRYRLHFGKLEIVEDES; via the coding sequence TTCAGAAGTCTTTTCCTAATGGGACTGAAAAAGTAGAAGTTCTAAAGGGAGTAAACTTGCAGCTGCGCAGGGGAGAGACGGTTGCTATCCAAGGGGCATCTGGCAGTGGGAAAACAACCTTGCTAAATATTATTTCCGGACTCGAAGCCTTAGACACGGGAGAACTATATTGGAACGGTATCCGTATCCATGGCCAGTCGGGAGCTACTTTGGCTGCGCTGCGAGCAGAGCAAGTTGGTATGGTGTTTCAGGCTTACTATTTGTTGCCAGAACTCAATGTATTGGATAATGTGATACTTGCAGCTCGGTTGATGGGGAAAGCTACCCAGGATGATCAAGATCGTGCACATGATTTGCTGGTGCGCGTGGGATTGGAAGATCGTTTGCATTACTCTGTGGAAAAGTTGTCAGGGGGAGAGCGCCAACGGGTAGCTATTGCTCGTGCATTGCTGAATAGGCCAAAATTAATTTTGGCCGATGAGCCGACAGGAAATTTAGATGAAGAAACGGGTGACTCTGTAATCGAACTGTTGCTGGAAGTTGCTCGGGAAGCGGGCACTAGCCTGATTCTGGTCACTCACAACTCAGCCCATGCGAAGAAAACAGATGTTCGCTATCGGCTTCATTTTGGAAAACTTGAAATTGTAGAAGATGAATCCTGA